The Loxodonta africana isolate mLoxAfr1 chromosome 5, mLoxAfr1.hap2, whole genome shotgun sequence region ATGTGGGATGATGGTGGGTTGCTCTCAGCCTCAGCCAGGCCCAGAAAGGCGGACCGGACCGGACACAGGtccagagagggtgggagaggaggagCGGAGGTGAGCGGACTAGGAGAGAGTATAAAAAGAAAGTTCTGGAATTACATTGGTCTGGCTCAGGTTACTGTTCCTGTGACCGTGAGCTGGTTACTTCATGCGCAGAGCCTCATTTCCacacctgtaaaatgggcataatgatAGCGTTTACCCCAAGCcagagttgtgaggattaaatgagataactggTGTCATTGCACTCAATTTCCTGACATGTGATAAAAGCTGTTTAAATTTagctacagtaaaacctgtggaaggcggaacctgtcagagaaggaaaatgcaaatatattcCACTAACGGGGAACGATtgaaaagtggtaagattgcaccctgtcaaagatggaaaacttgtgagacctggaaaaacaagacaaTCCTGTGGCGTTCTGCTCTCGTAGGTTTTAACTGTATTATTGGTAGTACTGTTGCTATCCTTGTTCCTTTAGCTCCCATTGGTTCTGCTGCGCAAATGCTGGCTGCTTCTTGGCTTTGCAAAGAATATTTTAATTACTTTGCATTGTCAGGTACTTGCACCTGGAAGCAGGCAGGTAGGAGCAGAGTAGACTTTCCACCAGGGACCCTGCTCCCAGCAGGGCTCAGCACATTTCCGGTGGAGACTCCGCCCTGTGTTTGTCTCTGCAGCTGTCATTGTTCAAAGTCTGCCCTGGAGCTCTGGAGAGCTGTTCTGGGTGTCTGTTTAGCAGTAgctccagcccaggggcagggatttcCCTAGAGCCAGAGAGGTCCCAGCGTTTTCTTATAGCTGAGAATTGGGTATAGGGTCACGCTTCTAAAAGGATTCTCAACACACCACCCCTTTTCTGCCACCCACCTGCTCGCAACTTGGGAAGACTATGATTTGGGGACATCTTCCCAGGTCTGCAGAGCTGGATGGTGGTAATGAAGGAAGCATTGATGGAGTGCCTGTTAAGGGCCAGGCATCAAAGAGCACCTAAAACCAGAAAGACAAAAACCAGTTCCTTGTGtggtcagctctgacttatggtgaccccatgtgtgtcagagtagaactgtgccacatagggttttcagtgggtgattttttttttggaagagaatccccaggcctttcttctgaggtgtccctgggtagactagaactgccaacttttcagttagcaacaccCAGTGACTAAAGAGTCCCTCCAAAAAACCTAAGCCGATTGCTGttttgtcgattccaactcatagcgaccatgtaggacagagtagaactgcttcatagggcttccaaggttgtaaatctttacggaggtGAGTTCAAGctgccaccaacctttcggttagtagctgagtgcttaaccactgtgccaccagggcttctgcagactctcaatttcatttagttctcGCCATAACCTCAATGTGGTAGACCCTGTTGGTGCCTTCTGTATTACAGATAGGAAGGCTATGCTTTCCCCTTACCAGGGCACTTAGGttttagtggttcaaatctaccagctgctccttggaagccctgtgggacagttctgctctttcctgtcgacttgacagcagtgggtttggtttggtttggatttaccTCTGACTGTCTTTTCCCACTTCAATCCTGGAAGCTCCCAGTAGGGCTGGCATGGAGACTTTTCTTTGTCATAACctccccaggccttcttccggCAGAGAAGTCAGGGGCGCTGTTGAATGGTTGCTGTTTTTCACAGCTGTGGCAGAGATACATGTCGCTGGGCCTGTCAGCAGGCCAAGGGGCCCTGGAGCTTTCTGAGTGAGAACCGAGAGTCCCATCTGCCAGCAGTGTTCACCCCCACCATCTCAGTTATTCTCACACTAACTCTGTGACACAGTTGTTAATGACCCCATTTTACTGGTGGAGCCCAAGAGTGTGAAAGCTGCTGTATGGAAGAGCCAGGATTTAAATTTAAGCCGTGATCTGTCTGATTCCCAAGCCCAGAGCCCATCCCACTATGCtccagggcaaaaaaaaaaaaaaaaaaaaaatcaaatcagttgccgtggaattgattctgactcctggtgaccccatgtgtacagagtagaactgctccataggattttcaaggctgtaacctttggaaagcagatcgccagacctgtcttctgagatgccacACTGGGTGAGTGTGaattaccaacctttcggttaatagtcaagcacttaaccattttcaccatctAGGGACTCCATGCTCTAGGGCCAAACCTGTTggcatcgaattgattccaactcacagcgaccctatagaacagagtagaactgccccataaggtatcCAAGGAgcgggctggtggattcgaaccgccaaccttttgataagcagcagtagctcttaaccactataccaccaggagtGCTGCTTAACCAGTGGGATTAGCAAACAAACGTTCTTCTGCCTTAATGATTTTTCTTTCCCAAGTTAAAAATTTATTAAGTTAATGGCTACACTATTTCCCTGCACAAGTTATTTGCACCAAAATAAAATTgagtttccttttccttctttgctCATAAAGTTGAATCCACTTTTGTGGATAACAACTGGTAGAATTTTGAGATTTGCTGGTTTTACTGGATTTAATAGATGTCACAGACTTTATTGTAGAAGCATCCATTTACTCTGTTGTTTGCAGCACAAAGAAGTATTAGTAGCAGTAGTGGTAGTAAtagcagtaaaaaccaaaaaaccaaacccattgctgtcgagtcagttctaactcatagtgactctataggacagagtagaactgccccatagggtttccaaggagcagctcgtggatttaaactgccaatcttttggttagtagccaagctcttaaccactgcgccaccagggcagggATAGGCACACTAGGGTCCACCTGCCCCCTGTTTTGGTACATTCGTAAAGCCAAGAATGgctttccatttttaaattgttgaaaaaaaaaagtcaaaagaagaataatattttatagtggttaagagctatggctgctcacctaaaggtcggcagtttaaatccaccagccgctccttggaaacgctgtagGGCAGTTCTAAGGCCCTTGTAGGGTCGCAACGAGTcgaaatggactcagtggcaatgggtttggttttggttttgtttatgtgaaattcagatttcagtgtctgaagttttattagaacacaacCACGTTCAtccatttacatattgtctatggctgttcTTCCACTGTAGTGGCAGAGGTGAGTAGTCTTGACAGGGTCTCTGTATCCAACGGAGCCTGAAGTACTTACTGTGAGCTCTAGGGCTTCTCTGAAAGTACAGAGTTTGACCTGAAGAGGTGAGGTGGAGGACAGGTGAGGTGTATGAGGGCAGGATGGGCTGGGTTGGGGCACAGTAAGGGCTGTTGTTAGTtcccgttgagttggctccagttCACGTTAGCTGcacgtacagcagaatgaaatgttgcctggtcctgcaccatcttcatgatcgttgtaaCTGGACAGTACTCTGTTGTGATCTGcatgattttcattggctaatttgtagaagtatatcaccaggcctttcctcctagtcttattctgaaagctccactggaacctgtccaccaggggtgaccctgctggtatttgaaataccggtggcataggttccagcatcatagcagcacaaaAGCCATTACGGTAGGACAAATCGACAGATGGTAAGTAAGGGGTAGGCTGGCTAAAGCCAAAAGTCCTTGTAAGGAGGCTGAAGATCAGTTGCTGGTTCCTTTCTCTGGTAGATTTCCATTTAAGCCTCTTATCTGCTGTTGGggaaatagaattaaaaacaaaacctgctTCCCCAGGAAGGTAGAAGAgaacaaaaacaattttattattgaataagcatCGAACCAGAATGTGATGCATCCCAGGCAACCCACTAAAGAGACTGCCAGGATGGAAGGAAATCTCACCCTTTGTATAGCCAAGTAGATGGAACCCATTTCATACATGTTCTCAGGGTAAACAGTAACTAGTCCTCAAATAAGAGGACTTGACAGCACCGTTTGTCAGACATTGTTTATCCTAAATTCACCTGGCTATCGGGGCTTATCGGGGCAGCCACCAGTGTTTGTTATCTGTCTTtatccaaaggaaaaataaactctTATCTTTATGACAGGGCATAGTTTTACAGCTTGGGGCCAACCCAACTTAGGCTCTTAGCCTCCCATAGAAGCTTTGAGATAGAAGGCTGTCTTCCTTATCGATTACATTGTAAAGAGATGGCCCCAAGTCCTTGAGGAGACATTCCTGGGTTGTAAAACTGCCAAGAAGCCTGTTGAGCCTTTCAAGAAGATTTCtcaaaagaggttaaaaaaaaaatatataagattTCTAAAGTAGACACTAAGAAAAAGGGAAGCGGGGAGGAGTCTCTGTTTTTGCATCTGGGAAACTTATATGtgtatttggagtccctgggtggtgcaaatggttaactcactaggcggctaacggaaaggttagaggttcaaacccacccagaggtgccctggaagaaaggccaggcaatctccttctaaaaaaagccactgaaaaccatatggagtacaGACCTgagacacgtggggttgccatgaattccAGTTGATTTGActgcaactgggtttttttttttttttttttttaagtgtccatTCCCTCATTTCTGGACCTGGATCTTTGTGGGAATAATGAACTCTGTCCTGTCTCCTCACCATTTCTGTGTCTCCTTTCCTCCAGTGGGTCGCCAGCATCGACGTGGTGGAGAATGAAGAGGCCAGTGCTAATGTCGTCGTTAAGATGACAGACTCATTTACTCAGCAGGCTGACCAGGTAGTTCCAAAAAGGCTCTACGGGGCACTGGGGCAGGGGAACCCGGAGACAGGTTTCTGCTGGCCCTGTGTCCTTCCTTTTTGAGAGTATTGTTTCTCAAAttatgaaagtgaaaaaaaatacaaggaaggtcaTACATTACCCATCATCCATTTATAGTTAGCCCACTGTTGACCGTTTCAGCCTGTTTTCTTTGCATATGCTGTGTATAGTATTTTTACAAGTTAAGattgtattttatgttttatggtcaccttttttttaacttaataaaccaaaaaaaacaaaacccattgccgttgagttggttccgactcatagcgaccctatagaacagagtagcactgccctaaagagtttccaaggagctcctggtggattcaaactggcaacctctaggtttgcagccgtagctcttaaccactatgccactagggtttccttttaaCTTAATATTATAATTTAAATACTTCTCCAgatcacttaaaaaaaacaaaaacaaaatcactcTCTGTGGGCACAGTGATTTTCATTTTCTAGATTGGCCATGATTTAGTCTTCAGTTGTACATTtaagttttttgattttttttttttgtttctttaattggGAAGGAAAGTAGACTTGGTCAGGATTTGCAAAGAATCCCTGGAAAGAAGTATACCAGAACGTTAGCTGTGGGCAGTGAAGCTCTGAGAGATTTTAAAaacctatttcctttttttttttttttattgttttatttcagAGGTGCTTTTGGTCCCCACCCTTTAGAACGCTCATCAGAAGATGTTTGCGCTTTACAAAAATCACGTTGAAATGTGGTTGGGCTTAACTACCCAAAATGCTCGTCATGGATTGGTACTTTATctaattttcaaaatgttaatTGCAAAGTACTATAAAATGacttaaaaagaagagaaaaataaactgagGCATCTATAAAGACGCTACCCTGTTAGATTTATTTTGCAGTTCATGGACCCTTTTGCCCTCTTTTTTTAAGGTGACTGTGGAGGTTGGAAAACTCCTGGGTGAAGAGAAGGTGGACGCAATCCTTTGTGTGGCTGGAGGATGGGCTGGGGGCAATGCCAAGTCCAAGTGTGAGTCTTCCCTGAGTTAACCATTCCTTCTGCTCTGCTGTTGGTCCAGCTGACACCAacggtttttctgtttttctcctggAATCTTCATAATAGCTCCGTGACGTAGGGAATGAAAAAACCCAcacggttgccattgagtccaccctggctcatggcagccccgtgtgcgtcagagtagaacagcgCTCCACAAggtttgcagtggctgatttttttgtaagCAGATTActgggactttcttctgaggcacctccgggtagattcaaacctccaaccctttggttagcagctgagtgtgttaactatttgtaccacccagggacttgtaaCCACCCCTCTGGGGTGCTCCCATGATGCTCGTCAACACTTCTCCAGTTATTTTGTTTGGGGGTTGGTGTTTCTGCTAGACTGAGGTCCAGGAGGCCAGGGCCTGGCTTGTTCTTGCTCATTGCTGTGTCTTTTATGCCccggcacagggcctggcatggTGGAGGCCCACAAGTAGTATGAATTCAATGAGtcagtgaatgaatgactgagtAAATGACTGTTTGGCCAATCCAGTAAGTCATGTTAACAGTCCTCTTTTATTGGCTGAAACTTTACCAGTTGACTAGTGGGAAAGCTGAGACTCTGGTGATCACATGACCTGGATTCAAACCTGCATCTTTCTTACCTCCAAGCCCTGTGCTGTTTGTGTCAGACTTTGTATAGACAGGGACCGGGGGAGCGGCAGTGCTGTGAGTCTTCCCTGAGCATGGACCCGGGTGGGGCGAGCTTACCTTTCAGTTTCTTCACTGAGAATTGTGAGCTGAGAtgtcatttttttccctcagcTCTCTTTAAAAACTGTGACCTGGTGTGGAAGCAGAGCATATGGACGTCTACCATATCCAGCCACCTGGCCACCAAGCATCTCAAGGACGGAGGCCTGCTGACCTTGACTGGTGCCAAGGCTGCCCTGGATGGGACCCCTGGTAAGCCTTCATCTGCCCATCTGGGAAATGGAAATGCTCGTGggttcaccagggtttccaggcattCCCATGAGGGGGTTGGTAAGGAAAACACTTAATCGCCAAGGTGCTTTCCAGCCGTATGGACTGAGCTTCCTGCTAGGCCTTAATCTTTTTAGGGGGCAGGGTTCTGATCCTCTCATTTGTATTCATCCTTGTGTTCatggttgtctagtgctgctataacagaaataccacaagca contains the following coding sequences:
- the QDPR gene encoding dihydropteridine reductase isoform X1 translates to MQIYSTNGERLKSGKIAPCQRWKTCETWKNKTILWRSALWVASIDVVENEEASANVVVKMTDSFTQQADQVTVEVGKLLGEEKVDAILCVAGGWAGGNAKSKSLFKNCDLVWKQSIWTSTISSHLATKHLKDGGLLTLTGAKAALDGTPGMIGYGMAKGAVHQLCRSLAGKNSGMPSGSAAIAVLPVTLDTPMNRKSMPEADFSSWTPLEFLVETFHEWITGKNRPSSGSLIQVVTTGGKTELTPARF